ATCAGTACCAGCATGACCAGCACCATGAGCGCCAGCCGCTCGTCCTTCAGGTGGGTCGTTGCTCTGACCGGCATCGGGTCGATGATGGCGGCGCTCGACACCGTCGTCGTGTCGACCGCTCTGACGACAATCCACCGCCACTTGCACGCGTCCGTCGGAGAGCTCGAGTGGACGGTGAATGCCTACAACTTGAGCTTTGCCGTGCTGATGATCACCGCTGCTGCGCTGGGCGACAGGTTCGGTCGCCGGACTCTCTACGCCGGCGGGCTGGCGCTGTTCGCAGTGGCGTCGGGAGCATGCGCGCTGGCTCCGAACGCGGGCTCGCTGATCGCCGCCCGTGCTGTCCAGGGGGCCGCAGCAGCGGCGATCGTGCCTGTCGGGCTGACGTTGCTGAGCTCTGCGTTTCCGCCCGAGAAACGAGGAGCGGCCATCGGCATGTTCAGCGCGGTTATCGGCATATCGGTGGCACTGGGACCGCTACTCGGTGGTGCCGTGACCCACGGCCTGTCGTGGCAGTGGATCTTCTGGTTGAACGTACCGATCGGACTCATCGCCGCGCCGTTGGCGCTGACCCGGTTGTCGGAGAGCTTCGGTCCCAACGTCTCGCTCGACATCCCCGGCTTGTCGCTGGTGACGGGCGCGGCCCTGGGTGTCACGTGGGGACTGGTGCGCGGCAACAGCGCAGGCTGGAGCTCGACTGAGGTCGTCGGCACCTTGGCGGCCGGCTGCGCGCTCGCAGCGGCGTTCGTGATATTCGAGCTGCAGGCGCGTCATCCGATGGTGCCGATGTCTTTATTCCGGTCGCGAGCGTTCTCTGCCGGCAACGTGGCGATCTTCTGTACGTTCGCATCGCTGTACTCCGCTGTCTACTTCTTCCCCCAGTTTCTACAGAACGGGCTGGGATACGACCCGCTCGCCGCCGGCGTCCGCCTGATTCCGTGGACAGTCACGTTCATCACCGTGGCACCGATAGCCGGCATGCTGGCGGACCGGATAGGGGAGCGCCCCTTGATGACGACCGGCCTGCTTCTTCAAGGAGCCGGGGTGGCGTGGGTGGCGGCGATCGCCAAGCCGGGCGCGGCCTACACATCACTTCTTGCGCCTTTGATCCTCGGCGGGATCGGGATCTCGATGGCGATACCCGCGGCTCAGAACTCGGTCGTGGGATCTGTCGCCGACGACGACATCGGCAAGGCTTCGGGCGTCAACACCATGATGCGCGAGCTGGGGGGAGTGTTCGGAATCGCCGTCGCCGTTGCAGTGTTCGCCGGAATGGGCCACTACGGAACCCGGCTCGGCTTCACCGACGGCTTCAGCCCCGCGGTCGCCGCAGGTGCCGCCTTCGCCATCGTCGGCGCGGCCGCGGCAACCGTGCTACCTGGCAGGCG
Above is a genomic segment from Acidimicrobiales bacterium containing:
- a CDS encoding MFS transporter, which translates into the protein MTSTMSASRSSFRWVVALTGIGSMMAALDTVVVSTALTTIHRHLHASVGELEWTVNAYNLSFAVLMITAAALGDRFGRRTLYAGGLALFAVASGACALAPNAGSLIAARAVQGAAAAAIVPVGLTLLSSAFPPEKRGAAIGMFSAVIGISVALGPLLGGAVTHGLSWQWIFWLNVPIGLIAAPLALTRLSESFGPNVSLDIPGLSLVTGAALGVTWGLVRGNSAGWSSTEVVGTLAAGCALAAAFVIFELQARHPMVPMSLFRSRAFSAGNVAIFCTFASLYSAVYFFPQFLQNGLGYDPLAAGVRLIPWTVTFITVAPIAGMLADRIGERPLMTTGLLLQGAGVAWVAAIAKPGAAYTSLLAPLILGGIGISMAIPAAQNSVVGSVADDDIGKASGVNTMMRELGGVFGIAVAVAVFAGMGHYGTRLGFTDGFSPAVAAGAAFAIVGAAAATVLPGRRRAPVPAVEIESLILEGEGVR